A region of the Falco peregrinus isolate bFalPer1 chromosome 4, bFalPer1.pri, whole genome shotgun sequence genome:
gaataagtAATTCTAGAGGATACTATGCTCAAGTAGAATTTTCAAAGTTACCAATCTCAAAGTGAACCTTGCTGGGTTTGTTGCAATTTTAGCTGAATTCTTTATGtaattctgaaaatgtcatctttGGCAAAGATGCTGGTtgaaattacaaattaaaatcaCTTTCTCATTGGCAAGGGGTGGTGGAAGACACTATAATCATGAGTGATATGGAAAGGCTGAGTGTCAATCAAGTGTTACTTGCCTCttccaaaagaaatgaagatgGAGCAATGAAACTAGTGGATTTGAAACaggaggttttgttttatttttttagttttgcttcccacacacacacatgcaatgTGAACTTTTTACTGCAGAGTACTGTGGATGTTAAAAAGTTTACGTGCATTCAAAGGGAGACGGGACAagctcacagaagaaaaattttagtGTTGCCGAAATCACACACACATCTGACAAAGAAAGTCCTGAGATACAGCTGAAGTGGGACAGCACTTGGACAGGAGAAAGCCCTGTATGCTCTCCTGCTGTTATCTTCTTCCCCAGGCATCCAGCCTTGGCCACTGTTGGAGGCAGGATTGTAGATTAGGTGAATGTTTGGAATCTGATCCAGTAAAACCATTCATATCTTTTACCTGATCTTGGGAGCTCTCTTTCAGTCTTTGCATTCCTATGACTGAGGTTACTTTCTTAAGAAATTGAAGTTTGGAGGCCGATTTCAGTTAAGGGTTTCACCTGCCTGAAGTGCAATTCAAacctgtgtggttttttttaagcacttttagatgaaaaatataaaagatataTTTGACCTAGTATtggtatttctttaaatgtcaaGTCATGTATACTGAATGAAACAAACTTTGACTTGCGTTCTGTTCCTGAGAAAgccagaaattaaaatttcaagtCGAACATAAAAACTATAAAACGGgaaatcttttgcttttaaagtaatGGTATGTTGAGGTAAATCAGAGATGGTGATagaaagtttgtttctttttccttgtcttttgaAAGTGCTGGTTAATTATGTAGTTATCAATGGCTGCCTATCCTGCTTTAGATGAGAAAAATGCTTAGAATCAACTACAtttccactgcttttatttttatggtaaGTGTACAGTATCTGCACTCTGTAGATGAAGAAACCAGATTACAAAGAACAAATTCGTAACTAAAACTGAACTCCTAACCCCCTCTGCATAGGCATATGAGTAAAAATAATGTACTTTTAGGGAAGTACTGGATGCAACAATTCACAGGCTCAGGAGCTCTGATAATATAAGCCTTTTTTATTTGAGATGCCTGGACACGACTTAGGAGCATATCCCCTCATCTAAATTTAAATGTTGGCATAAGCTCGTACCAGAGAGACAGAAGAGTTGATACTAACGGCAGGAGCAGAGCGAAAGGAGTGCAACTGTTCAGGAATGTTCCAGTGAAAGCATTGCTTCATCCACAGCTCTCCAGGATAATCCTGCTGCAGAACCAGAAAAGGTGGAGAAAACCTTGTCCAGTCCTGAATAGCTGGTAGCTTGGCTTTATAGTGGCTTGTTGTGGGAGGTACAGGTTCGCTCCCCCTCTTCTGAATCAGTCTGATCAGGAATTTCTCAAGTAATGGTCAGATTCTCTAAATTACAGATGTTGCTTTTTTGGCTGTGTTCTTTTTtgctggggcttttttttgttttgttttttgtttttccttttgtggaaAGAGTGAAGTatgtttaataattaaaaatacgAAGCTTCCTCAAACAGTTTCAAGGTATCAAGCTGTTAACTGGTTGGAAAGCTATTGCACTGTGTTGCACTACACtactgcaaaaagcagaagctacTGTCCTAGAGAGCGAGCGCCAAGCAGAAAGAGCTACTCTCCATGCTTCCCCAGGCTCTTTGAGCTAATACACCAAGGAAAGCCTAGTTTAAAAGGGGGTACCCATACATGTGACTATCTGCTTGTTCTACTTTTAAGccagtgattatttttcatttttctggagTTTTGTAATCTCAGAAGGAGTAGCTTCTGTTTACCAGGGTGAAGCTCCGGGGTGCTTGCTGCCGTAATACAGAGGTGTTGCTGAACAAGTTGTCACTCAGACAAGTAACAGCTTTGATAAGCTTGGGAAGAGTAGTAGCCTAGAAAGAGCCCAGCAGTGACACGAAGAACTTTTAGTCTCAAAGTCTTTAGAGGGAGTCTTCTATTAAACAGGCTTTTTAGAGATAGATGCATTGAGATGTCAGAGATGAGTGCCTGGCTTTTGAACTTTGGAATTGTCAGTGACGTAGGATTTGTCAGTGGCATACGGAAAATGTAAAGAGTTTCTATTCATGCTGAGAGtttcatgtgtttttctgaagtctgaTATGAATCAGAAGAGTTTAGGATGCCCAGCTTAGATAACTGTCTATTTTCAGATACAATGCAGACACTGACTATCCTTGTAGCTTAAGCTCATGCTATTTGAATTTCCTTTCATAGGTTGTGTGCATAAAAATTTAGCATGCTGTTAAATTTAAAATCCAGTTGGCATTAGTTTCTAGCAGTCTTTGAGTAACTCAGGTTTCCTGTAGTAGTAAGCAGTGTACAGTTGATTTATAACAATTAAGCAAAAGCTTTGCAAACTTTGAAACTCACAGGTAACATGCCATGTATTCTGACAGCACAATATGCATTTCCTCCAACATTGATTCATGCTTCTGTATGCTGCTCTGAAGTAAAAATGCCTCAGTGCTCTATCTGTGTTGCAGATGACTACTTTAAATCCAAagtgcaaattaatttttaactccATTTTCATTCTTGACTCACTCCATTGtttttgaggaggaaaaaaccaacactgCTTACTTTTAccctttaaatatttattttattttgctgtaatgTTAATTTTGAGGAAAATGTACACAGTGTTCTAATAGCTGGGAAACATACATAGCAGGACGTTTTAAAGCACTTTTCTCTATATATTCTGGTTTGTAACAGTAATGTACGTAGATTGTTCCTTTTACATGGCTTTGACTTTTCCAAGTGTCTTGATTGATTTTGCCACCACATAGCCCCAggtagtttatttttaataccttaTAAAGTTTGCAAGAAAATAGCATTTGAAATTTTCAATGCTcatgttaaaaatgtttctaggACACAAAGACTTGAGAGGAAGTTTCATTCTAAAAATTACCATGTCTTTAATTTGTTTATGGGACATAAAAGAGTTTCCTAGAATTAATTGGGTTGATACAGATGCTCATTGATAGTTAGCGAAGGTCACGTTTTTCTAAGAAACTACCACTTTGAGATTGAATTCCCTTATTTGGAGGATGTTATTTTGCTCAGAAGTTGTGCTGAGTCGAAGAGCTTCTCACAAAAGAGTTTAATAAAGTGTTACTGTACCTAAAGCACTAACTTCAGTCATCAAAGGTTATTTGGTTATAATTACACAGACATCTGAGACAGAGGTGAGAAGAAAAACCAGTTTGTCTGAGTTGTTTGCAGATGCCCTCAACTACCAGAAGATTTAATTGCTTTATGGGGGCCAGGCTTGTgcagagaaaatgtattttatcagATAAACCTGGGAGAAATGAAGTTGTGTAGCCCAGTCATCAAAGCCTCATATGAACGTAATAGTTCCTAAGAAGGAAGCTGCAAGGAGAAAAGACAGGAGGGAAGGGTAAGACAGAGGAAACTCCGGAGCAGGCACAGTAGCTGAGGCGGTATGAACGAAGTGGTGCTGTTTTCCTCAGCAGCTGGAACCTGCAGTGTAAACCGGGTAGTTTCACCCCCATCCTCAGTAACTTGGAAACAGACATCATTATTACAAATTAGCAGTTGTtttaactttagaaaaaaaaccacctactTTTTCATCTATGTTTGATTTGATAGACAGTCTTTAGACTTTGGTTAATCTATTCCAACCCCGAAAGTTCATTTTTAACATACAACCTGTCAGAAAAGACATTTGACATAAAttcttaaaacactttttctgtgtACTGTTATGCCTAACACTTTTACACTCGTAAACTTTTCTGATGTGAAGGAAGCGTAACATTTACATATCAGAACATATTTCCACGGCTGAAGAAATGTGCAGGCTTCTAATTCCAGTTTAGTCCCAGTAGTCTTTTAATACAGTTTATATTGTAGAGTCACTgtcaaatattttcatctttatgGTCTGAAGGCTGTGTTGAATGAAGTTTTCAGAAACTGGCCTTTCAGAGAATCTGATGTCCCGTGGCCTAGTGGTCCGGTTCTTTTTTATGGAATTTTGAATTGTATCTGATGTAAAATAGTAGACTATAGGGTCAAAACAGCAGTTTGAAACGGCAATGCACAGAGTGACGGGGTACATAGTCCTGACTGCAGTTACCACTGAACAGTTAATCCAGGTCTGTGTTCTCATAAGGGAGTAAAGTATTAAGGTAATGTTATAAggcacaaagcagaagcagaatatCACCAAATGGACAAAAATCATTTTGAGTACCTTTTTCTTGCTTAATTTATTCCGACTTAATGTAAGAGGTTTATTCAAAGTCCGTAAgaccatggtggagcaggtcACGTTCAAGATGAGTggaataaaaaacccaactattTCAATGAAGATAACAATTCGAGATAGGTAGGTTTTCCATGTGTCCTCtgaaaagttttcaaaacatgTTCTTTGTTCAGTATTATTGCGGCGGTTTGTAGACTGGAAAAAGCTTGCTGGTGTGCTGCCTGCTAACACTGTTATCCATACTGCAGCGCAGACGatttttgcattccttttgGTTCGGAGAGTCTTCGATCGAAAAGGGTGTACTATAGCCAAAAAGCGATCTACACTTATGCaagtcagaaataaaatgctCCCGTACATATTTGTATAAAAGAGGGTGACAGAAATCTTGCAAAGAATGTCTCCAAAAGGCCAGTTTCTCGCTACAAAGTAATAAATCCTGAAGGGTAATGTAAACACAAAAAGCAGATCTGATATTGCTAAATTCAGCATGTAAGTTGTAGTTTCATTTCGCACttttaaagtacaaataaaaatgtagataGCAACACAGTTTGCTATGAGGCCAAGAACAAACACC
Encoded here:
- the LPAR6 gene encoding lysophosphatidic acid receptor 6, whose translation is MVSSNCSTEDSFKYTLYGCIFSMVFVLGLIANCVAIYIFICTLKVRNETTTYMLNLAISDLLFVFTLPFRIYYFVARNWPFGDILCKISVTLFYTNMYGSILFLTCISVDRFLAIVHPFRSKTLRTKRNAKIVCAAVWITVLAGSTPASFFQSTNRRNNTEQRTCFENFSEDTWKTYLSRIVIFIEIVGFFIPLILNVTCSTMVLRTLNKPLTLSRNKLSKKKVLKMIFVHLVIFCFCFVPYNITLILYSLMRTQTWINCSVVTAVRTMYPVTLCIAVSNCCFDPIVYYFTSDTIQNSIKKNRTTRPRDIRFSERPVSENFIQHSLQTIKMKIFDSDSTI